A stretch of Miscanthus floridulus cultivar M001 chromosome 13, ASM1932011v1, whole genome shotgun sequence DNA encodes these proteins:
- the LOC136500401 gene encoding obg-like ATPase 1 has protein sequence MPPKAKKDAAPAERPILGRFSSHLKIGIVGLPNVGKSTFFNIVTKLAIPAENFPFCTIEPNEARVNVPDERFDWLCKLYKPKSEVPAHLEVTDIAGLIRGAHAGDGLGNAFLSHIRAVDGIFHVLRAFEDAEITHVDDTVDPVRDMETISEELRLKDIEFMKKRLEDLEKSMKRSNDKQLKIEHELCERVIAHLEEGKDVRLGDWKAADIEILNTFQLLSAKPVVYLVNMSEKDFQRKKNKFLPKIHAWVQEHGGETILPFSCAFEQKLVDMPEDEAAKYCAENQITSMIPKIIKTGFAAIHLIYFFTAGPDEVKCWQIRRQTKAPQAAGAIHTDFERGFICAEVMKFEDLKELGSESALKAAGKYKQEGKTYVVQDGDIIFFKFNVSGGGKK, from the exons ATGCCTCCCAAGGCCAAGAAGGACGCCGCCCCTGCTGAGCGCCCCATCCTTGGACGCTTCTCCTCCCACCTCAAGATCGGGATC GTTGGGTTGCCAAATGTTGGGAAATCAACTTTTTTCAACATAGTAACAAAGTTGGCAATCCCAGCTGAGAATTTCCCTTTCTGTACCATCGAACCAAATGAGGCGCGTGTGAATGTTCCAGATGAACGGTTTGATTGGCTTTGCAAACTTTACAAGCCAAAGAGTGAG GTGCCTGCACATCTGGAAGTAACTGACATAGCTGGGCTTATTAGAGGCGCTCACGCTGGGGATGGCCTGGGCAATGCATTCCTCTCACATATACGTGCTGTTGATGGAATCTTTCATGTCCTAA GAGCATTTGAAGACGCAGAAATTACGCATGTTGATGATACAGTAGATCCTGTTAGAGACATGGAAACTATTAGTGAAGAGCTCAGACTAAAG GATATAGAGTTCATGAAAAAGAGACTTGAGGACCTTGAAAAGTCAATGAAGAGGAGCAATGATAAGCAGCTCAAAATTGAGCATGAATTATGTGAGAGG GTCATAGCCCATCTTGAGGAAGGGAAAGATGTCCGTTTAGGAGATTGGAAAGCTGCTGACATTGAGATCTTGAATACATTCCAGCTACTTTCAGCTAAGCCAGTTGTCTATTTG GTGAATATGAGTGAGAAGGACTTCCAGAGAAAAAAGAACAAGTTTCTACCCAAGATACATGCTTG GGTGCAGGAACATGGTGGTGAAACCATACTTCCTTTCAGCTGTGCTTTTGAACAGAAACTAGTGGATATGCCAGAAGATGAAGCTGCCAAATATTGCGCCGAAAACCAGATAACAAG CATGATCCCAAAAATTATCAAGACTGGTTTTGCAGCAATTCATCTGATATACTTTTTCACTGCTGGTCCTGATGAG GTAAAGTGTTGGCAGATCAGACGTCAGACTAAGGCTCCTCAAGCCGCTGGTGCAATTCACACTGATTTTGAAAGGGGCTTCATATGCGCTGAG GTAATGAAGTTTGAAGATCTGAAAGAACTGGGCAGTGAATCTGCTCTTAAG GCTGCTGGAAAATACAAGCAGGAGGGGAAAACCTATGTGGTTCAGGACGGGGACATCATCTTTTTCAAATTCAACGTGTCTGGTGGCGGGAAGAAGTGA